One region of Gossypium raimondii isolate GPD5lz chromosome 6, ASM2569854v1, whole genome shotgun sequence genomic DNA includes:
- the LOC105774387 gene encoding elongator complex protein 6 isoform X1, producing MNQRSSNLLDEALGLDQVIEPWPLRGRVVAIEDQVETSGSFVLHHLLKRSLSPNSSNVTIFIAFSQPFSHYDRILRKLGCNLVSQRDNSRFFFFDMLKLQCPDGDEGITPEGGLIALYGKIHKTISALPEISWKNVSIIIDDLSLMEVAANGSSDYVLDFLHYCRTLTSEFDCSLITLNHEDIYSSEDRPTFFIQMEYLADILIKAEPLATGLATDVHGQLTVSNKGRNKVSNFHFKVKENVVECFYPGRS from the exons ATGAACCAGAGATCTTCGAACCTACTGGATGAAGCCTTAGGGCTAGACCAGGTCATCGAGCCATGGCCCCTAAGGGGTCGAGTAGTGGCAATAGAAGACCAAGTCGAGACCAGTGGGTCGTTCGTTCTTCACCATCTACTTAAACGCTCTCTTTCTCCAAATTCCTCTAATGTTACCATCTTCATCGCTTTCTCTCAGCCTTTCTCTCATTACGATCGTATCCTTCGGAAACTG GGATGCAACTTGGTATCACAAAGGGATAACAGtagattctttttctttgacaTGCTTAAGTTGCAGTGTCCAG ATGGAGATGAAGGAATAACTCCTGAAGGTGGACTCATTGCATTGTATGGGAAAATACATAAAACCATTTCAGCTTTGCCTGAGATTAGTTGGAAAAACGTTTCCATTATCATTGATGACTTATCTCTTATGGAGGTGGCTGCAAATGGCTCTTCAGATTATGTCTTGGATTTCTTGCACTATTGCCGCACTTTAACATCTGAGTTT GACTGTTCATTAATCACACTCAATCATGAAGATATTTATTCGAGTGAAGATAGGCCaacattttttatacaaatgGAGTACCTTGCAGACATTTTGATAAAGGCAGAGCCTTTGGCTACCGGTTTAGCAACCGATGTGCATGGACAG TTGACAGTTTCGAACAAGGGTCGGAACAAGGTTAGTAATTTCCATTTCAAGGTCAAGGAAAATGTTGTCGAATGCTTCTACCCCGGAAGAAGCTGA
- the LOC105774387 gene encoding elongator complex protein 6 isoform X2, producing MLKLQCPDGDEGITPEGGLIALYGKIHKTISALPEISWKNVSIIIDDLSLMEVAANGSSDYVLDFLHYCRTLTSEFDCSLITLNHEDIYSSEDRPTFFIQMEYLADILIKAEPLATGLATDVHGQLTVSNKGRNKVSNFHFKVKENVVECFYPGRS from the exons aTGCTTAAGTTGCAGTGTCCAG ATGGAGATGAAGGAATAACTCCTGAAGGTGGACTCATTGCATTGTATGGGAAAATACATAAAACCATTTCAGCTTTGCCTGAGATTAGTTGGAAAAACGTTTCCATTATCATTGATGACTTATCTCTTATGGAGGTGGCTGCAAATGGCTCTTCAGATTATGTCTTGGATTTCTTGCACTATTGCCGCACTTTAACATCTGAGTTT GACTGTTCATTAATCACACTCAATCATGAAGATATTTATTCGAGTGAAGATAGGCCaacattttttatacaaatgGAGTACCTTGCAGACATTTTGATAAAGGCAGAGCCTTTGGCTACCGGTTTAGCAACCGATGTGCATGGACAG TTGACAGTTTCGAACAAGGGTCGGAACAAGGTTAGTAATTTCCATTTCAAGGTCAAGGAAAATGTTGTCGAATGCTTCTACCCCGGAAGAAGCTGA